One segment of Chthoniobacterales bacterium DNA contains the following:
- a CDS encoding sigma-70 family RNA polymerase sigma factor — protein MSPEECMQRIANGEEAALGELYDQLGGLLFSLARRVTGNDREAEEIVQDVFVTAWRNARTFDAHRASVTTWLTTLARNKAIDRLRAARRRLPAAAQDTEFLPETHDPAPTPAENAQSDDRRDRVAAWMSQLPANQRQAVELAFFDGLTHPEIATRLNETIGTVKSRIRLGLDRLRQKMKGGAE, from the coding sequence ATGAGTCCTGAGGAGTGCATGCAACGCATCGCAAATGGAGAGGAAGCCGCCCTCGGCGAACTCTACGACCAGCTCGGCGGCCTGCTGTTCAGCCTCGCCCGGCGCGTGACGGGCAATGACCGCGAGGCGGAGGAAATCGTCCAGGATGTCTTCGTGACCGCGTGGCGAAATGCGAGGACCTTCGACGCCCATCGCGCCAGTGTCACGACCTGGCTCACCACCCTCGCTCGGAACAAGGCCATCGACCGGCTCCGGGCCGCTCGTCGCCGCCTGCCCGCAGCCGCGCAGGATACCGAGTTCCTGCCCGAAACGCACGACCCGGCGCCCACTCCCGCCGAGAACGCGCAGTCCGACGACCGCCGCGACCGCGTCGCCGCCTGGATGAGCCAGCTTCCCGCGAATCAGCGCCAGGCCGTGGAACTGGCCTTCTTCGACGGCCTCACCCACCCCGAGATCGCCACCCGGCTGAATGAGACCATCGGCACCGTCAAATCCCGCATCCGTCTCGGCCTCGACCGCCTGCGCCAGAAAATGAAGGGAGGTGCGGAATGA
- a CDS encoding anti-sigma factor translates to MIDDFEREQAALYALDALPADEAAKFRDLVRQNPDLADLVAAYESAGALLAETAPPLAPPPELRGRILAAVTKTPIAAAEVETASRSGTSGRVIPWGIAAALAIATGVLWMQNQRLDEKNVALAGQAAAVPSLEHELAALKKRNALAEMQVATLTSKLDGSYLASIAWDNSAQEGILKVRRLPAAERGKDYQLWVIDPNNAVPVSAGVFTVANDGSATIRFSPAQPVSSASAFAVSLEKSGGAPAPAGPIVLTN, encoded by the coding sequence ATGATCGACGATTTCGAACGGGAGCAGGCCGCGCTCTACGCCCTCGATGCCCTGCCCGCCGACGAGGCCGCCAAGTTCCGCGACCTCGTGCGCCAGAATCCCGACCTAGCCGACCTTGTGGCCGCCTACGAATCCGCCGGCGCGCTGCTCGCCGAGACCGCCCCGCCACTGGCGCCGCCGCCGGAATTGCGCGGGCGCATCCTCGCGGCCGTGACGAAGACGCCCATCGCCGCCGCCGAGGTCGAGACCGCCTCGCGCAGCGGCACGTCCGGACGGGTGATTCCCTGGGGCATCGCCGCCGCGCTCGCCATCGCCACGGGAGTGCTGTGGATGCAGAACCAGCGCCTCGACGAAAAGAACGTCGCCCTCGCCGGCCAGGCGGCCGCCGTGCCTTCGCTCGAGCACGAACTCGCCGCGCTGAAAAAGCGCAACGCCCTCGCCGAGATGCAGGTCGCCACGCTCACGTCGAAGCTCGACGGCTCCTACCTCGCCTCGATCGCGTGGGACAACTCCGCGCAGGAAGGCATTCTCAAGGTGCGCCGGTTGCCCGCCGCCGAACGCGGCAAGGATTACCAGCTCTGGGTCATCGATCCAAACAACGCCGTGCCGGTGAGCGCCGGCGTGTTCACCGTGGCCAACGACGGCTCCGCGACGATCCGGTTCAGCCCCGCACAGCCGGTTTCGTCGGCCTCCGCGTTTGCCGTGAGCCTCGAAAAATCCGGCGGCGCTCCCGCCCCGGCCGGTCCAATCGTGCTGACGAACTGA